From the genome of Arthrobacter alpinus, one region includes:
- a CDS encoding exonuclease SbcCD subunit D gives MKLLHTSDWHLGRSFHGVGTLEAQRRFADQLLATVVDEGVDVVLLAGDVYDRAMPNVDVVNLFDDILARLNKAGVPIMITSGNHDSATRLGFGGRIMERGGVHLRTRVADLAIPLLLPLTSGEGGAQLAIYGIPYLEPRLVADELGAEAPTHFAVTEAAVQKIAADLETRAPGSAAVVLAHTFASGGITSASERDLSIGGVGAVPLDLFDGFSYTALGHLHGRQKLSETVRYSGSPLPYSFSEAAHTKGAWLVEVTASGRGEVRKVDWPVQRGLSLLRGKLEELLADPQWAAAETHFCQVTLTDNNRPANAMERLRTRFPHTLVLMFEPENARDLAQKSYSERVANAVDELDLCCGFLDHVRHRPADDDEQVVLREALAAVHAQEAAL, from the coding sequence ATGAAGTTACTGCATACCTCGGACTGGCATTTGGGCAGGTCGTTTCACGGCGTGGGCACGCTGGAGGCCCAGCGCCGCTTTGCGGACCAGCTGCTGGCCACGGTGGTGGACGAAGGCGTGGACGTGGTCCTGCTAGCCGGGGACGTGTACGACCGGGCCATGCCCAACGTGGATGTCGTGAACCTCTTTGATGACATCTTGGCCCGGTTGAACAAGGCTGGTGTGCCGATCATGATCACCAGCGGCAACCATGACTCGGCCACCAGGCTGGGCTTTGGCGGGCGCATCATGGAACGCGGAGGCGTCCACTTGCGTACGCGCGTGGCCGACCTTGCCATACCACTGCTGTTGCCCCTCACCTCCGGGGAAGGGGGGGCGCAGCTTGCCATCTACGGCATCCCGTATCTGGAACCGCGGCTTGTGGCTGATGAACTGGGAGCGGAGGCCCCCACCCACTTCGCCGTCACGGAGGCCGCCGTGCAAAAGATCGCCGCGGACCTAGAAACGCGGGCGCCGGGGAGCGCCGCCGTGGTGCTGGCCCACACCTTTGCCAGCGGTGGAATCACCTCAGCCAGTGAGCGTGACTTGTCGATCGGTGGAGTGGGGGCTGTTCCCCTGGACCTGTTCGACGGTTTCAGCTATACCGCCCTGGGGCACCTGCACGGGCGGCAGAAGCTCAGCGAAACCGTGCGGTACTCGGGGTCCCCGCTGCCGTATTCCTTCTCCGAAGCCGCCCACACCAAGGGCGCCTGGCTCGTAGAGGTCACCGCCAGCGGACGCGGAGAGGTCCGCAAGGTCGACTGGCCGGTGCAGCGGGGACTTTCCCTGCTGCGCGGAAAGCTTGAGGAGCTGCTGGCGGATCCGCAGTGGGCGGCGGCCGAAACCCACTTTTGCCAGGTCACGCTGACAGATAACAACCGCCCGGCCAACGCGATGGAACGGTTGCGCACACGCTTCCCGCACACTCTGGTGCTCATGTTTGAACCCGAGAACGCCCGGGATCTGGCACAGAAGTCGTACAGCGAAAGAGTGGCAAACGCGGTCGACGAGCTCGACTTGTGCTGCGGCTTCCTTGACCATGTGCGGCACCGGCCCGCCGACGACGACGAACAAGTGGTCCTGCGCGAGGCCTTGGCCGCCGTGCACGCCCAGGAGGCGGCCCTGTGA
- a CDS encoding aquaporin, producing MRTSGTTPATVQAYPLSTRVALEALGSFFIVFAGLATALFSPTGSAATIGFAYGLALLVCLIAFGHVTNGYFNPAFSLAMAVAGRIKWLSMVLYVVAQTIGALLASVVLLALLKVMPAGATPETPKLFGALANGFDSHSPSQVPMVGVLIVEIVLMAVLVAVLLGATSSRNKSTMGPIAVGLAFAVAIVITMPLSNGSLNPARATSVVFLADSWAMGQLWLFWLAPLFGAALAAAIYRSFAPASAPAPVQEPVDGLVSSDTPEPATAPAEDDDESALPKPVPAVPAAKESPAASEAAAKKNDAQDFFDSKGK from the coding sequence ATGAGAACATCTGGAACGACGCCGGCCACGGTGCAGGCCTACCCGCTCAGTACCCGAGTGGCTCTTGAGGCTTTGGGTAGCTTCTTCATCGTCTTTGCCGGACTGGCGACTGCGTTGTTCAGCCCCACAGGCTCGGCGGCGACCATCGGATTCGCCTATGGTCTGGCACTGTTGGTGTGCTTGATTGCCTTCGGACACGTCACCAACGGCTACTTCAACCCCGCGTTTTCACTGGCCATGGCCGTGGCAGGGCGGATCAAGTGGCTCTCCATGGTGCTGTACGTTGTGGCCCAGACCATCGGTGCCCTACTGGCGTCTGTGGTTCTTCTGGCGCTGCTGAAGGTCATGCCGGCGGGGGCAACCCCGGAGACCCCGAAGCTCTTCGGGGCGCTCGCCAACGGCTTTGACTCGCATTCCCCCTCACAGGTACCCATGGTGGGTGTGTTGATCGTGGAGATCGTCCTGATGGCCGTGCTGGTTGCCGTGCTGCTCGGTGCCACCTCCTCACGCAACAAGTCAACGATGGGCCCCATCGCCGTCGGCCTGGCATTCGCCGTGGCGATCGTCATCACCATGCCGCTGAGCAACGGTTCGCTGAACCCGGCCCGTGCCACGTCCGTGGTATTCCTTGCCGACTCCTGGGCCATGGGCCAGTTGTGGCTGTTCTGGCTGGCACCGCTCTTCGGGGCAGCCCTGGCCGCCGCCATATACCGCTCTTTTGCCCCGGCCAGTGCGCCGGCCCCGGTGCAGGAGCCGGTGGACGGCCTTGTGTCCTCCGACACCCCTGAGCCAGCCACTGCTCCGGCCGAGGACGACGACGAGTCAGCTCTGCCCAAACCGGTCCCTGCCGTCCCCGCTGCCAAAGAATCACCGGCCGCCTCAGAGGCTGCAGCGAAGAAGAACGACGCCCAGGACTTCTTCGACTCCAAGGGCAAATAA
- a CDS encoding DUF202 domain-containing protein has protein sequence MEDSPAIVRDPGLQPERTALSWRRTIMSAIIAAILIWRGWLTALTHENSGGSTEGLFSQGYSAHVIGLGICAMVACLTTLTLVVCAVHRIRLLRAGVADLEHEGDIAVSALTLRTGSAAIVALAVAAICAIALGM, from the coding sequence GTGGAAGACTCCCCAGCAATAGTGCGGGACCCCGGGCTGCAACCTGAACGCACCGCCCTGTCCTGGCGACGCACCATCATGAGTGCCATCATTGCCGCCATCCTCATCTGGCGCGGCTGGTTGACCGCCCTGACGCACGAAAATTCCGGTGGGAGCACCGAGGGCCTGTTCAGCCAGGGATACTCGGCCCACGTGATCGGCCTGGGCATCTGCGCCATGGTGGCCTGCCTGACCACCCTGACGTTGGTGGTCTGTGCGGTGCACCGAATACGGTTGCTGCGCGCCGGCGTCGCAGATCTGGAGCACGAAGGTGACATCGCCGTTTCGGCGCTTACCTTACGTACAGGATCGGCCGCTATAGTAGCTCTGGCTGTTGCCGCGATCTGCGCCATTGCCTTGGGCATGTGA
- a CDS encoding YidH family protein yields the protein MRDPAWRRTGKTPDYRFSLANERTFLAWVRTALALLAGAVAIDQLAPEIAPTAVRVILCMVLALIGAALAVVSYRRWAHQEQAMRNDQELPHSWLLMGMTVVVSAAAVVFAILILARP from the coding sequence ATGCGCGACCCCGCTTGGCGCCGTACAGGGAAAACACCTGACTACAGGTTTTCCCTGGCCAATGAAAGGACTTTCCTGGCCTGGGTCCGCACCGCGTTGGCACTGCTGGCAGGGGCGGTGGCCATTGACCAGCTGGCCCCGGAAATTGCACCGACTGCCGTCCGGGTCATCTTGTGCATGGTGCTGGCCTTGATTGGCGCTGCGCTGGCCGTTGTCAGCTACCGGCGTTGGGCCCATCAGGAGCAAGCCATGCGCAACGATCAGGAACTGCCGCACTCCTGGCTGCTGATGGGGATGACAGTAGTGGTGTCGGCCGCCGCAGTGGTCTTTGCCATCTTGATCCTGGCCCGGCCCTAG
- a CDS encoding ADP-ribosylglycohydrolase family protein, protein MASEPVNAPPADFATRVHGTLMGGALGDTLGYLVEFDSLSEIKTTFGPSGLLDLSQASGQLHFSDDTQMTLYTLDGLLEVLEWANGGVGADANACQWLAYLRWLKTQGIRAAGHAPEQPSRWIDRQSVLHHQRHPGNACVTGLATGEMGTTFRPVNPDSKGCGTVMRSAPYGLLPNVPAETIYKISFDAASLTHGHPSARQSSGAFSWLIHALAIRGLSLRGAAESAKARAEEEAGADPDLLARLDAALTLSAKDGAPLSGGSLTDALGLGWVAEEALAVGIYAVLATAYDSASPVEHFLAAMRLAVNHDGDSDSTASIAGNILGAFYGESAFPLAWLKLAEAPALIRHLGAEFIKLTAG, encoded by the coding sequence ATTGCATCCGAGCCCGTCAACGCTCCCCCGGCCGATTTTGCCACCCGAGTGCATGGAACGCTCATGGGCGGGGCGTTGGGTGACACGTTGGGATATTTGGTGGAGTTCGATTCGCTGTCCGAGATCAAGACCACGTTTGGGCCCTCCGGCCTGCTGGACTTGTCCCAGGCCTCCGGTCAGCTGCACTTTTCCGATGATACGCAAATGACCCTGTACACCCTCGATGGCCTGTTGGAGGTTCTGGAGTGGGCAAACGGCGGGGTGGGGGCAGATGCCAACGCCTGCCAGTGGCTGGCGTACCTGCGCTGGCTGAAAACCCAGGGCATCCGGGCCGCCGGCCACGCCCCGGAGCAGCCGTCGCGCTGGATTGACCGCCAAAGCGTGCTCCACCACCAGCGGCACCCGGGAAATGCCTGCGTCACCGGGCTTGCCACGGGGGAAATGGGCACCACTTTCCGCCCTGTGAACCCCGATTCCAAGGGCTGCGGCACGGTCATGCGGTCGGCCCCGTACGGCCTGCTGCCGAACGTTCCCGCCGAGACTATCTACAAAATCAGCTTCGATGCCGCCTCCTTGACCCACGGCCACCCGTCCGCGCGCCAGTCGTCGGGGGCGTTCAGTTGGCTCATCCACGCCCTTGCCATCCGTGGGCTCTCCCTGCGCGGGGCGGCCGAATCTGCCAAGGCCAGGGCCGAGGAGGAAGCCGGGGCGGACCCGGACTTGTTGGCGCGTCTTGACGCCGCCCTCACCCTCTCCGCCAAGGACGGCGCCCCCCTCTCGGGTGGTTCGCTGACGGATGCGCTGGGGCTGGGTTGGGTGGCCGAAGAAGCCCTCGCCGTGGGTATCTACGCCGTTCTTGCCACCGCGTACGACTCGGCTTCGCCTGTGGAGCATTTTCTAGCGGCCATGCGCCTGGCCGTCAACCACGACGGCGACAGTGACTCCACCGCCTCTATCGCCGGGAACATCCTCGGCGCCTTCTACGGGGAGTCAGCGTTTCCCTTGGCCTGGCTAAAACTCGCCGAGGCTCCGGCGCTGATCCGTCACCTTGGCGCCGAGTTCATCAAGCTCACCGCCGGCTAG
- a CDS encoding DUF4395 domain-containing protein translates to MTELSDRRSTATEFIQVPQRSRIKELFAFPNPVNEHAARFTAGLVLVLALAAVLSAQIWLVAAIAAGFLLRVAFGPRISPAAIFSVRVLAPLLGEPKLVPGPPKRFAQGIGAVLSISALVLLLLGVPMAGWALMALLMVAASLESCMGLCLGCIMFGALARRGLIPAGLCQECTNLTPGQA, encoded by the coding sequence ATGACCGAGCTCAGCGATCGCCGCTCCACCGCCACCGAGTTCATCCAGGTGCCCCAGCGCAGCCGGATCAAGGAGCTCTTTGCCTTTCCCAACCCCGTGAACGAGCACGCCGCCCGGTTCACCGCGGGTCTTGTGCTGGTGTTGGCACTGGCCGCGGTCCTGTCGGCACAGATCTGGTTGGTGGCGGCAATCGCGGCAGGCTTCCTCTTGCGGGTGGCTTTTGGCCCCCGCATCTCACCGGCAGCCATCTTCTCGGTCAGAGTTCTGGCTCCGCTGCTTGGCGAGCCCAAACTCGTCCCCGGCCCGCCCAAGCGATTCGCCCAAGGCATTGGCGCCGTCCTCTCGATCAGCGCCTTGGTGCTTTTGCTGCTCGGGGTGCCAATGGCCGGCTGGGCCTTGATGGCGCTCTTGATGGTGGCGGCCTCGCTGGAGTCCTGCATGGGCCTGTGCCTTGGCTGCATCATGTTCGGGGCGTTGGCGCGGCGAGGTTTGATCCCGGCCGGCCTCTGCCAGGAATGCACCAACCTCACGCCCGGCCAGGCCTGA
- a CDS encoding exonuclease domain-containing protein, giving the protein MPVDFTAIDFETANGFRGSPCSVGLTRVRSGVVVEEGYWLMRPPEGHDHFDSRNITIHGITPDAVVTAPRFRDVFPEVQAFIGADALVAHNAAFDIGVIRSASEVSGMAAPGFDYACTVVLSRKNYSLPSYSLPFVAEAAGVPLLNHHDAVEDARACAGIMVDIAGKHNASSVREVFASMKLAMPHIDSYDPTTDEMSKATRTALEKMAELKAGGGPASGRGGSSGWATEGPNPVPNPAAERSHPLYGQTLVFTGDLGVGRPEAKRRAASYGAQCASNVTLKTTVLVVGSGFTATDLRSGRLTSKAQRVLELQRRGQGIEVLSEGEFMQMVA; this is encoded by the coding sequence GTGCCTGTGGACTTTACTGCTATTGATTTTGAAACCGCCAACGGATTTAGGGGTTCCCCTTGTTCCGTGGGCCTGACGAGGGTCCGCAGCGGAGTGGTGGTCGAGGAAGGCTACTGGCTGATGCGTCCGCCGGAGGGCCACGACCACTTCGATTCACGCAACATCACCATCCACGGGATCACCCCCGACGCGGTGGTGACGGCGCCGCGTTTCCGGGACGTCTTCCCCGAGGTGCAGGCATTCATTGGCGCCGACGCGCTGGTGGCCCACAATGCCGCCTTCGACATTGGCGTGATCCGCTCCGCCTCCGAGGTTTCTGGGATGGCTGCCCCGGGATTTGACTACGCGTGCACGGTGGTGCTGTCGCGCAAAAACTATTCCCTTCCTTCCTATTCGTTGCCCTTTGTGGCCGAGGCCGCCGGCGTACCGCTGCTCAACCACCACGACGCCGTGGAGGACGCCCGGGCGTGCGCCGGCATCATGGTTGACATTGCGGGCAAGCACAACGCTTCCAGCGTGCGCGAGGTCTTTGCATCGATGAAGCTGGCCATGCCCCACATCGACTCCTACGATCCGACCACGGATGAAATGTCCAAGGCCACGCGCACAGCCCTGGAGAAAATGGCCGAGTTGAAAGCCGGCGGCGGGCCTGCCTCCGGCCGGGGCGGGAGTTCGGGTTGGGCCACCGAGGGACCCAACCCGGTCCCCAACCCGGCGGCGGAACGATCGCACCCCCTGTACGGGCAGACGCTCGTCTTCACCGGAGACCTGGGTGTGGGGCGCCCGGAGGCGAAGCGCCGGGCCGCCAGCTACGGTGCCCAATGTGCCAGCAATGTGACGCTCAAAACCACGGTGCTGGTGGTTGGCAGCGGCTTCACTGCCACGGACCTGCGCAGCGGCCGGCTCACCTCCAAGGCACAACGCGTGCTCGAACTCCAGCGCCGCGGCCAAGGCATCGAGGTGCTCTCCGAGGGCGAGTTCATGCAGATGGTGGCTTAG
- a CDS encoding VTT domain-containing protein has protein sequence MSDFALPALMGHGPAPTLSILPDWLDPQVILGNEAIGFWVVIIACAIIFAETGLLVGFFLPGDSLLFTAGLLVSTGHMPINIWALMSMLILCAFVGNQVGYLIGAKAGPAIFNKPDSKLFRKEHVEHAHTFFEKHGGKALILARFVPIVRTFVPVIVGVARMNMRHFVIFNAIGAVLWAGGVTLLGYALGNRFPWVQKNLDIIFILIVLVSVLPIIFEFTKAFLSSRKAKKS, from the coding sequence TTGAGCGACTTCGCCCTGCCCGCACTCATGGGTCACGGCCCTGCCCCAACTCTGAGCATCCTCCCTGACTGGCTGGACCCCCAGGTGATCCTCGGCAACGAGGCCATCGGCTTCTGGGTTGTCATCATCGCCTGCGCCATCATTTTCGCCGAGACCGGCCTGCTGGTGGGTTTCTTCCTGCCCGGCGATTCGCTCCTGTTCACCGCTGGCCTGCTGGTGAGCACCGGCCACATGCCCATCAACATCTGGGCCCTGATGTCCATGTTGATCCTCTGCGCCTTTGTGGGCAACCAGGTGGGCTACCTGATCGGAGCCAAGGCCGGCCCTGCCATCTTCAACAAGCCCGATTCCAAGCTGTTCAGGAAAGAACATGTGGAGCATGCCCACACCTTCTTTGAAAAGCACGGTGGCAAGGCCCTGATCCTGGCCCGTTTCGTGCCGATCGTGCGCACCTTTGTCCCCGTGATCGTGGGCGTGGCCCGGATGAACATGCGCCACTTTGTCATCTTCAACGCCATTGGCGCCGTCCTGTGGGCCGGTGGTGTGACCCTGCTCGGCTACGCCTTGGGCAACCGTTTCCCGTGGGTCCAGAAGAATCTGGACATCATCTTCATCCTGATCGTGCTGGTCTCGGTGCTGCCGATCATCTTTGAGTTCACCAAGGCTTTCCTTTCCAGCCGCAAGGCCAAGAAGTCCTAA
- the rdgB gene encoding RdgB/HAM1 family non-canonical purine NTP pyrophosphatase, producing the protein MPAPKLVLATHNQGKLRELRELLRGQVPGLDVDTDVVDAGALHAPDVAETAVTFAGNSRLKAQAVARFTGVLAIADDSGLAVDVLGGAPGIFSARWAGTHGDDAANLKLLLAQLSDIAPEYRGARFVCAAALASPDGTLDVVEEGTLEGTLLAAPRGEGGFGYDPILAPMGLEVSCAELSSAEKNAISHRGNAFRALLPHIVKALS; encoded by the coding sequence ATGCCTGCACCCAAACTGGTCCTGGCCACCCACAACCAGGGCAAGCTGCGCGAACTGCGCGAACTGTTGCGCGGCCAGGTACCCGGTTTGGACGTGGACACCGACGTGGTCGATGCTGGAGCCCTGCATGCGCCCGACGTCGCCGAAACGGCTGTCACCTTTGCCGGAAACTCTCGCCTGAAGGCCCAGGCCGTGGCACGGTTCACTGGGGTTCTGGCGATTGCCGACGATTCCGGACTGGCCGTTGATGTCCTGGGTGGGGCGCCGGGCATCTTCTCGGCCCGCTGGGCAGGAACCCACGGCGACGACGCGGCGAACCTGAAACTGTTGCTCGCCCAGCTTTCAGATATTGCCCCCGAATACCGTGGCGCCCGCTTCGTGTGTGCGGCCGCCCTGGCCAGCCCCGACGGAACGCTGGACGTGGTGGAAGAAGGAACCTTGGAGGGAACCCTGCTGGCGGCGCCTCGGGGAGAGGGCGGCTTCGGCTACGACCCCATCCTGGCGCCCATGGGCCTTGAGGTCTCCTGCGCCGAGCTGAGCTCCGCGGAGAAGAACGCCATCAGCCACCGGGGCAACGCCTTCAGGGCGCTCCTGCCGCACATTGTGAAGGCCCTCTCTTAA
- the rph gene encoding ribonuclease PH — protein MTTSETLRADGRTPDQLRDITITRGWSKQAEGSALIEFGNTRVLCTASLTPGVPRWLKGEGTGWVTAEYAMLPRATNTRNSRESVKGKIGGRTHEISRLIGRSLRAIIDTKALGENTIVLDCDVLQADGGTRTAAITGAYVALADAIAYAKENKLIAKNAQPLVDTVSAISVGIIDGIPMLDLPYVEDVRAETDMNVVVTGSGKFVEVQGTAEGAPFDRDELNALLDLALIGTTQLTQIQRETLGL, from the coding sequence ATGACAACTAGCGAAACCTTGCGCGCCGACGGCCGCACCCCCGACCAGCTCCGCGACATCACCATCACCCGCGGCTGGTCCAAGCAGGCCGAAGGCTCGGCCCTGATCGAGTTCGGCAACACCCGTGTACTGTGCACAGCCTCCCTGACGCCGGGCGTGCCGCGCTGGCTCAAGGGCGAAGGCACCGGCTGGGTTACGGCGGAGTACGCCATGTTGCCGCGCGCCACGAACACCCGCAACTCCCGCGAGTCCGTCAAGGGGAAAATCGGTGGCCGCACGCACGAGATCTCCCGCCTGATCGGCCGCTCGCTGCGCGCCATCATTGACACCAAGGCGCTGGGCGAGAACACCATCGTCCTGGACTGCGACGTCCTGCAGGCCGACGGCGGCACCCGCACCGCGGCGATCACCGGCGCCTACGTGGCCCTGGCCGACGCCATCGCCTACGCCAAGGAAAACAAGCTGATCGCCAAAAACGCCCAGCCGCTTGTCGACACGGTTTCGGCCATCTCGGTCGGGATCATCGACGGTATCCCTATGTTGGATCTGCCCTATGTTGAAGACGTGCGCGCCGAGACGGACATGAACGTGGTCGTCACCGGATCCGGCAAGTTTGTCGAGGTTCAGGGCACCGCCGAGGGCGCGCCGTTCGACCGCGACGAGCTCAACGCGCTGCTTGATCTGGCCCTAATCGGCACCACGCAACTGACCCAGATCCAGCGCGAAACCCTCGGCCTCTGA
- a CDS encoding MBL fold metallo-hydrolase, with amino-acid sequence MKLTIVGCSGSFPGPASPASCYLLTAHDGVRPWRILIDLGSGALGAVQNYMDLEDIDAIFLSHLHPDHCMDLCGLHVAVRWSPHGWNRGRIPVWGPAATADRLATAYGLDLDPGMREEFDFQLWAERVPVTVGPFKVTPFSVNHPTAEAYALRVESTEYDGTGVDRTVVLTYSGDTDSCQALEDAAENADFFLCEAAFEEGRDDAIKDVHLTGKRAGEAATRANVRRLLLTHIPVWTDANTVVAEARGVYSGDVAAAVAGVHYMI; translated from the coding sequence GTGAAATTGACGATAGTGGGATGCAGTGGTTCCTTTCCCGGGCCGGCGTCACCGGCGTCCTGCTACCTGCTGACCGCGCACGACGGTGTGAGGCCGTGGCGCATCCTGATCGACTTGGGCAGCGGGGCCCTGGGTGCGGTGCAAAACTATATGGATTTAGAAGACATCGACGCGATCTTCCTCAGCCACCTGCACCCGGACCACTGCATGGACCTGTGCGGCCTGCATGTGGCAGTGCGATGGAGCCCCCATGGCTGGAATCGCGGACGCATCCCCGTGTGGGGCCCTGCCGCAACCGCGGACAGGCTCGCCACCGCATACGGCCTGGATCTGGACCCGGGCATGCGTGAAGAGTTTGATTTCCAGCTGTGGGCCGAACGTGTTCCCGTCACAGTTGGCCCGTTCAAGGTCACCCCGTTCAGCGTCAACCATCCCACCGCAGAGGCCTACGCACTGCGGGTGGAATCCACCGAATATGATGGCACCGGTGTTGACCGGACTGTGGTTTTGACCTACTCCGGCGACACGGATTCCTGCCAAGCACTTGAGGACGCCGCCGAGAATGCGGACTTCTTCCTCTGCGAGGCGGCCTTCGAGGAAGGCCGCGACGACGCCATCAAGGATGTGCATCTGACGGGCAAGCGGGCTGGTGAGGCCGCCACCCGGGCCAATGTCCGCAGGCTGTTGCTGACCCATATTCCTGTTTGGACGGATGCCAACACCGTGGTGGCCGAGGCTCGAGGCGTCTATTCCGGGGACGTTGCAGCTGCCGTAGCCGGCGTGCACTACATGATCTAG
- the murI gene encoding glutamate racemase gives MAERAIGIFDSGVGGLTVARAVIDQLPNESILYVGDTANGPYGPLPIAEVRANALGVMDELVDAGVKLLVIACNSASAAVLRDARERYTARYGIPVIEVIQPAVRRAVAATRSGNVGVIGTVATVGSKAYEDTFAAAPELRITSVACPEFVRFVESGITAGPEVLSAAEAYLAPLKAAAVDTLVLGCTHYPLLTGVISYVMGDSVTLVSSAEETAKDVYKALVNHDLERVSTAPPTHNFLATGDAGQFGVLARRFLGPEVRSVEHVSHVSAHYPTGSMAKITPEMIGAANASSSGGTSSRMSNFVLHDSVGKLAIPGIAMGERT, from the coding sequence ATGGCCGAGCGAGCCATCGGCATTTTTGACTCCGGCGTGGGCGGGCTGACCGTGGCCAGGGCGGTCATCGACCAGCTGCCCAACGAGTCCATCCTGTACGTGGGGGACACCGCCAACGGCCCGTATGGCCCCCTGCCCATTGCCGAGGTCCGGGCCAACGCCTTGGGTGTCATGGACGAGCTGGTCGACGCCGGTGTGAAACTGCTTGTCATCGCCTGCAACTCCGCCTCCGCGGCCGTGCTCCGTGACGCGCGCGAACGCTACACGGCTAGGTACGGAATCCCTGTGATCGAGGTCATCCAGCCCGCAGTGCGCCGGGCGGTGGCGGCAACACGCAGCGGTAATGTGGGCGTCATTGGCACCGTTGCCACGGTGGGCTCCAAAGCGTACGAGGACACTTTTGCCGCGGCGCCAGAGCTGCGGATTACCTCCGTGGCGTGCCCGGAATTTGTCCGGTTCGTGGAATCGGGCATCACGGCGGGGCCGGAAGTGCTTTCCGCCGCAGAGGCCTACCTTGCCCCGCTGAAAGCGGCAGCTGTTGACACGCTGGTGCTCGGCTGCACCCACTACCCGCTGCTAACCGGGGTGATTTCCTACGTCATGGGGGATTCTGTGACACTGGTCTCCAGTGCGGAGGAAACCGCCAAGGACGTCTACAAGGCCCTTGTCAACCACGATCTGGAGCGGGTCTCCACGGCGCCGCCCACGCACAATTTCCTTGCCACCGGTGACGCCGGGCAGTTCGGTGTGCTGGCCCGGCGTTTCCTGGGCCCGGAGGTGCGCAGTGTGGAACACGTCAGCCACGTCTCGGCGCACTACCCCACCGGATCAATGGCCAAGATCACCCCCGAGATGATCGGCGCGGCCAACGCCTCCTCCTCCGGCGGCACGTCATCTCGGATGTCCAATTTTGTTTTGCACGACTCGGTCGGCAAACTGGCTATTCCGGGCATTGCAATGGGGGAGCGTACGTGA
- a CDS encoding DUF2017 domain-containing protein: MAKAFTSGRRGITGYLEPAERDLLRKLFADIIVMLEPSSPAHQDPLAALIGLDMDVAVPTDPALLRLLPDAVKDDGDAALEFRQLTERSLRETKIGALRAASLGLESEKLVLDAGAAKLWSMALNDVRLVLGERLEIRDENDAERVHQVQDWGDADDVESYLSLVYNFVSWLQESLVQAMLAGLKSGK; encoded by the coding sequence GTGGCTAAAGCATTCACCTCCGGCCGGCGCGGGATCACCGGCTACCTTGAACCTGCGGAGCGAGACCTGCTGCGCAAGCTCTTCGCCGACATCATCGTCATGTTGGAACCGTCCTCACCCGCCCATCAGGACCCGCTGGCGGCCCTGATCGGTCTGGACATGGACGTTGCCGTACCCACCGATCCGGCGCTGCTGCGGCTGCTGCCGGACGCTGTGAAGGACGACGGCGACGCCGCCCTTGAGTTTCGCCAGCTCACCGAACGCTCACTGCGGGAAACAAAGATCGGCGCCCTGCGCGCCGCCTCCTTGGGCCTTGAGAGCGAGAAGCTTGTCCTGGACGCCGGGGCCGCCAAACTGTGGTCAATGGCCTTGAACGACGTCCGTCTGGTCCTGGGCGAGCGGCTGGAAATCCGTGATGAAAACGACGCGGAGCGGGTCCACCAGGTCCAGGACTGGGGCGACGCGGACGACGTCGAAAGCTACCTTTCGCTGGTCTACAACTTTGTTTCCTGGTTGCAGGAAAGCCTGGTCCAGGCGATGCTGGCGGGCCTGAAGAGCGGAAAGTAG
- the clpS gene encoding ATP-dependent Clp protease adapter ClpS has product MSVSTAPETDRDLSTQTFSAPDIPWDLLVWNDPVNLMSYVSYVFQSYFGYSEAKAAQLMLQVHTEGKSAVAHGSKEKMEAHAVAMHGFGLWATVQKGDGRG; this is encoded by the coding sequence ATGAGTGTCAGCACAGCCCCGGAAACTGATCGGGATCTATCCACCCAAACATTCTCCGCACCGGACATCCCCTGGGATTTGCTCGTGTGGAACGATCCAGTGAATTTGATGAGCTACGTCAGCTATGTCTTTCAAAGCTACTTTGGCTATTCGGAGGCGAAAGCGGCCCAATTGATGCTTCAGGTGCACACGGAAGGCAAATCCGCCGTCGCCCATGGCTCGAAGGAAAAAATGGAAGCCCATGCGGTGGCCATGCACGGTTTTGGCCTGTGGGCCACGGTTCAGAAAGGTGACGGACGTGGCTAA